The following proteins come from a genomic window of Hymenobacter canadensis:
- a CDS encoding YraN family protein, with amino-acid sequence MATAAHELGHAGEQAAADYLVRQGLEVLHRGYRHGRAEVDLIARQGRQLLVFVEVKARSSSQYGYPETFVSERKKQLFRLAAEQLQLDLDWPGDIRFDILAVTPVAGGFRIEHFEDAFY; translated from the coding sequence ATGGCAACTGCCGCGCATGAACTGGGCCACGCTGGCGAGCAAGCCGCCGCAGATTATCTGGTGCGCCAGGGCCTGGAGGTGCTGCACCGCGGCTACCGGCATGGCCGCGCCGAAGTCGACCTAATTGCCCGGCAGGGCCGGCAGCTGCTGGTGTTTGTAGAAGTGAAGGCCCGCTCCTCCAGCCAGTACGGTTACCCCGAAACCTTCGTCTCGGAGCGCAAGAAGCAGCTGTTCCGGCTCGCCGCCGAGCAGCTGCAGCTGGACCTGGACTGGCCCGGCGACATTCGGTTCGACATCCTGGCCGTGACACCTGTAGCCGGTGGCTTCCGCATCGAGCACTTCGAGGACGCGTTTTACTGA
- the lipB gene encoding lipoyl(octanoyl) transferase LipB — MLANSLSVTPPAVAPAHGAAPAAASQLIRVEQLGLIGYEAAWAYQEQLLAHTLSVKTHNRQAVEAGHAPQATANYLLLCEHPPVYTLGKSGKPEHLLLDEAGLATHGATFHRINRGGDITYHGPGQLVGYPILDLDNFFTDIHRYLRLLEEAIILTLADYGLRAGRIAGLTGVWFDFEEGAPNPRKICAMGVKCSRWVTMHGFALNVNTDLSYFGHIVPCGITDKAVTSMAQELGREVPLAEVSARLLPHLSRLFEAELQLATGHPVLPAPVSDVSA, encoded by the coding sequence ATGCTAGCAAATTCCCTTTCTGTAACGCCTCCTGCTGTGGCTCCGGCCCACGGTGCTGCGCCAGCCGCTGCCAGCCAGCTGATTCGGGTGGAACAATTGGGCCTGATCGGCTACGAAGCAGCCTGGGCGTATCAGGAGCAACTGCTGGCGCATACGCTGAGCGTCAAAACCCACAACCGGCAGGCTGTGGAGGCCGGCCACGCGCCGCAGGCCACAGCCAACTACCTGCTGCTATGCGAGCATCCGCCGGTGTATACGCTGGGCAAAAGCGGCAAGCCCGAGCACCTGCTGCTCGATGAAGCCGGCCTGGCTACCCACGGCGCCACCTTCCACCGCATCAACCGCGGCGGCGACATCACCTACCACGGCCCCGGCCAGCTGGTGGGCTACCCCATCCTCGACCTCGACAACTTCTTCACCGACATCCACCGCTACCTGCGGCTGCTGGAAGAAGCCATCATCCTGACGCTGGCCGACTACGGCCTGCGCGCCGGCCGCATTGCCGGCCTCACCGGTGTGTGGTTCGACTTCGAGGAAGGAGCCCCGAACCCGCGCAAAATCTGCGCGATGGGCGTGAAGTGCAGCCGCTGGGTAACCATGCACGGCTTCGCCCTCAACGTCAACACCGACCTGTCGTATTTCGGCCACATTGTGCCCTGCGGCATCACCGACAAAGCCGTGACCTCCATGGCGCAGGAGCTGGGCCGCGAGGTGCCGCTGGCTGAAGTGTCGGCGCGCCTGCTGCCGCACCTGTCGCGCCTGTTCGAAGCCGAATTACAGCTGGCCACCGGGCATCCGGTGCTGCCGGCGCCTGTATCTGACGTATCCGCATGA
- a CDS encoding MraY family glycosyltransferase — protein MSFLWAFLVALFAVPSIIYIAHLKNMLDTPNVRTVHESLTPRLGGVAVFAGFMSALTIFADLGNGIQQLLAGCIVLFFVGLKDDLVSISVSKKFVGQLLATGIVMIMADVRLTSFQGILGIQELPVGISYAVTFLAIVGITNAINLIDGLDGLAGTIVLTIVSTLGYYFVRYGGPSFSNYVFVSVCLMGGIIGFLRYNFHRATIFMGDTGSLVCGFIVSVLTIQFIEMGLKVGQPFGSSAPSVAAGILFVPLFDTLRVFIVRMMAGRSPFSPDKNHVHHRILAMGFQQISTVVLLALLNLVVILFVINFAYLGNTILIGCLVGFSIVLSVFLGVYRSRSAEQRVAS, from the coding sequence TTGTCCTTTCTTTGGGCGTTTCTGGTGGCGCTGTTCGCTGTGCCGTCCATTATTTATATCGCGCACCTCAAAAACATGCTCGATACGCCCAACGTGCGTACCGTGCACGAGTCGCTGACGCCGCGGCTGGGTGGGGTGGCGGTGTTTGCCGGCTTCATGTCGGCGCTCACCATCTTCGCCGATTTGGGCAACGGCATCCAGCAGCTGCTGGCCGGCTGTATCGTGCTGTTTTTCGTGGGCCTCAAAGACGATCTGGTATCGATTTCGGTGTCCAAGAAATTTGTAGGTCAGCTGCTGGCCACGGGTATCGTCATGATTATGGCCGATGTGCGCCTGACCAGCTTCCAGGGCATCCTCGGGATTCAGGAGCTGCCCGTAGGCATCAGCTACGCCGTCACCTTCCTGGCCATCGTGGGCATCACCAACGCCATCAACCTCATCGACGGCCTCGACGGCCTCGCCGGCACCATCGTCCTGACCATAGTCAGCACGCTCGGCTACTACTTTGTGCGCTACGGCGGCCCTAGCTTCAGCAACTACGTGTTCGTGTCGGTGTGTCTGATGGGCGGTATCATCGGGTTTCTGCGCTACAACTTCCACCGCGCCACCATCTTCATGGGCGACACCGGCTCGCTGGTGTGCGGCTTCATCGTATCGGTGCTCACCATTCAGTTCATCGAAATGGGCCTGAAGGTGGGCCAGCCATTCGGATCTTCGGCCCCGTCGGTAGCGGCCGGCATCCTGTTCGTGCCGCTCTTCGATACGCTGCGGGTGTTTATCGTGCGCATGATGGCTGGCCGCTCGCCGTTCTCACCCGATAAAAACCACGTCCACCATCGGATTCTGGCCATGGGCTTCCAGCAGATCAGTACCGTTGTGCTGCTGGCCTTGCTCAATCTGGTGGTGATTCTGTTCGTTATTAACTTCGCCTACCTCGGCAACACCATTCTTATCGGCTGTCTGGTCGGCTTTTCCATTGTGCTGAGCGTGTTTCTGGGCGTGTACCGTAGCCGCAGTGCCGAGCAACGGGTAGCTTCCTGA
- a CDS encoding DUF4271 domain-containing protein translates to MAFYNAPAAEYRPLPPALRSGLSPDWLIHDEARNRLVLYLPDYHAPAHAYYQWLTLRPQRPFVVSFTARKGQSLFLDNRLVFTAPSAAAYTLDLARLLPAGSVPGSHLLCVWHPQVAPNLSSFVDVRPAAPAAQAGPAKAPGASLLAQPLARSHPGENVFLLFLLLIGLLYGSIRAVYQPGFARIYQVNNVWSKSTAEQEFLVKPTVTWLNILLVIVFSLSFALLLVAIHTNVQNIAMLQRLFNVPESALVPRILLYTAMIAAFVMGKYLFLELMGYIFDVGELVAVQYREFIRTLLFLGLCLPLVMLLYLGLNQTLPAAVLWVSNGVVSLLLVGTVVRVARTIHRRASLLNLHLFSYLCATEVIPLVILLKLIVFTY, encoded by the coding sequence TTGGCCTTCTACAATGCGCCGGCCGCCGAGTACCGGCCGCTGCCACCCGCCCTGCGCAGTGGCCTCTCCCCCGACTGGCTCATCCATGACGAGGCTCGCAACCGGCTCGTGCTCTACCTGCCCGACTACCACGCCCCGGCGCACGCCTACTATCAGTGGCTGACGCTGCGGCCGCAACGGCCGTTTGTGGTGTCCTTCACGGCCCGCAAAGGACAGAGCCTGTTTCTGGACAACCGCCTGGTATTCACGGCGCCATCAGCGGCGGCCTATACCCTGGATCTGGCCCGGCTGCTCCCAGCAGGCTCGGTACCCGGGTCGCACCTGCTCTGCGTGTGGCATCCCCAGGTTGCTCCCAACTTAAGCTCCTTCGTAGACGTGCGCCCGGCTGCCCCAGCCGCACAGGCTGGCCCGGCCAAGGCCCCTGGGGCTTCCCTGCTGGCACAGCCACTGGCGCGCAGCCATCCTGGCGAAAACGTTTTCCTGCTCTTTCTGCTGCTGATCGGGCTGCTCTATGGCAGCATTAGGGCGGTATATCAGCCCGGGTTTGCGCGCATCTATCAGGTCAATAACGTCTGGAGCAAGTCTACGGCTGAGCAGGAGTTTCTGGTAAAGCCCACCGTAACCTGGCTCAATATCCTGCTGGTTATTGTCTTCTCGCTCTCTTTTGCGCTGCTGCTGGTTGCCATCCATACCAACGTGCAGAACATTGCCATGCTGCAGCGCCTGTTCAACGTGCCGGAGTCGGCCCTAGTGCCCCGCATATTGCTCTACACCGCCATGATAGCCGCTTTTGTGATGGGCAAATACCTCTTCCTAGAGCTGATGGGCTATATTTTCGATGTCGGGGAGCTGGTGGCCGTCCAGTACCGGGAATTCATCCGCACCCTGCTCTTTCTGGGTCTCTGTTTGCCGTTGGTAATGCTGCTGTATCTGGGCCTGAACCAGACCCTGCCAGCCGCGGTACTGTGGGTGTCCAACGGGGTGGTTTCCTTGCTGTTGGTCGGCACGGTGGTACGCGTAGCGCGCACGATTCATCGTAGAGCCTCACTGCTAAATCTACATTTGTTTTCGTACCTTTGCGCCACAGAAGTGATTCCACTGGTCATTCTGCTCAAGTTGATCGTTTTCACCTACTAA
- a CDS encoding uroporphyrinogen-III synthase, which produces MAESKDKPGTGRHANRISSILVTQPKPTNDVSPYFSIAEKYGIKVDFREFIDVQPVSYKDFRKEKVNILEHTAVIFTSRNAVDHFFRICQEAKLEMPAEMKYFCISEQTANYLQKYIVLRKRKLFVGQRTAVDLFEVIKKHKTEKFLYPCSDIRKDDIPEFMRANGFKFTEAVIYRTVASDLSDLSDVKYDCIAFFSPSGISSLFINFPNFEQNGTRIAAFGPTTAKAVIDAGLELDIEAPHPNAPSMTGAIEAYIRHHHSSDVGKEKNKSGKQNA; this is translated from the coding sequence ATGGCCGAGAGCAAAGACAAACCGGGTACGGGCCGTCATGCTAACCGAATCAGCAGCATTCTTGTCACCCAGCCTAAGCCCACCAACGACGTATCACCTTATTTCTCTATTGCCGAGAAGTATGGTATCAAGGTGGATTTTCGTGAATTTATTGACGTTCAGCCGGTTTCATACAAAGATTTTCGTAAGGAAAAGGTAAATATCCTGGAGCATACGGCTGTGATTTTCACCAGCCGCAATGCCGTCGACCACTTCTTCCGGATTTGTCAGGAAGCCAAGCTGGAGATGCCAGCCGAAATGAAATACTTCTGTATTTCCGAGCAGACCGCTAACTACCTGCAGAAGTATATCGTGTTGCGCAAACGGAAGCTATTCGTGGGCCAACGCACTGCGGTAGACCTGTTTGAAGTTATCAAGAAGCATAAGACAGAGAAATTCCTGTATCCGTGCTCGGATATCCGCAAGGACGACATTCCGGAATTCATGCGGGCCAACGGCTTCAAATTCACGGAGGCCGTTATCTACCGCACGGTCGCCAGCGACCTGTCGGATCTGTCGGATGTGAAATACGATTGTATTGCGTTTTTCAGCCCGTCCGGTATCAGTTCGCTGTTCATCAACTTTCCTAATTTTGAACAAAATGGCACGCGTATCGCTGCCTTTGGCCCTACAACTGCCAAAGCGGTAATAGATGCAGGCCTGGAACTCGATATCGAGGCGCCGCACCCCAACGCTCCTTCCATGACTGGGGCCATCGAAGCATACATCCGCCACCATCACAGCTCGGATGTAGGGAAAGAGAAAAACAAATCAGGCAAGCAAAATGCCTAA
- a CDS encoding PorP/SprF family type IX secretion system membrane protein, translating into MKGTLLSLLFLTATAGAALGQQQPQFTHYGFNGMYLNPAYAGIKGQGEITSIGRYQYLGYNASFDDGGSPQTGLFTASLPVRAIGGGLGLSVSYDKFAVMKMVNAQLSYSKHIKVGEGLLGLGIQGLFNNLSSGRHRFIDPNDPSVPLEGSDNKFDVGAGLWYESPTLYAGLSANNLLRSNYRFRSEAGDNTAQFIAENHSYLTAGYNIEASSSVVVTPSVLVKMVMPGKFGDSGKFTFKNNSYEANVRATFNDKFWGGLGYRYQESFTGMAGLALAKDNALRIGYAFDFVAFNQDARALSSHEIMLSYRLPKPGMLIRPAIRTPRYSF; encoded by the coding sequence ATGAAAGGAACACTACTCTCCTTATTATTTTTGACTGCTACTGCAGGTGCTGCCTTGGGACAGCAGCAACCCCAGTTCACGCACTACGGCTTCAATGGTATGTACCTGAATCCTGCTTATGCAGGCATCAAGGGACAGGGAGAAATTACATCAATTGGTCGCTACCAGTATCTGGGCTACAATGCTTCTTTCGATGATGGAGGTTCGCCCCAAACCGGGCTTTTCACCGCCTCCCTGCCAGTTCGGGCAATAGGCGGTGGTCTCGGTCTGAGCGTGAGCTACGACAAGTTTGCCGTGATGAAGATGGTGAATGCGCAGCTCTCGTATTCCAAGCACATAAAAGTAGGAGAGGGGCTGTTGGGCTTAGGCATCCAGGGACTATTCAATAACCTGAGCAGCGGCCGCCACCGGTTTATTGACCCCAACGACCCCAGCGTGCCGCTGGAAGGATCTGATAATAAGTTCGATGTGGGCGCCGGTCTTTGGTATGAATCGCCCACGCTGTATGCGGGCCTTAGCGCCAACAACCTGCTCCGCTCCAACTACAGATTCCGAAGTGAAGCTGGTGACAACACGGCCCAGTTCATTGCCGAAAACCACTCGTACCTGACGGCCGGCTACAATATCGAAGCTTCGTCTTCCGTTGTGGTAACACCTTCTGTGTTAGTCAAGATGGTGATGCCCGGCAAGTTCGGTGACAGCGGAAAATTTACCTTCAAAAATAATTCGTACGAAGCAAACGTACGGGCTACCTTCAACGACAAATTCTGGGGAGGTCTTGGTTACCGCTACCAGGAATCGTTCACTGGCATGGCTGGCTTGGCGCTGGCCAAGGATAACGCACTGCGAATAGGCTACGCGTTCGACTTTGTTGCATTTAATCAAGATGCTCGTGCACTAAGCTCGCACGAGATTATGCTGTCCTACCGTCTGCCTAAGCCTGGCATGCTTATCCGTCCGGCCATTCGTACGCCGCGGTATAGTTTCTAG
- a CDS encoding SUMF1/EgtB/PvdO family nonheme iron enzyme, translating into MNKFLLLPLVAISALILGGCGFGKGPQGDLVGAEDRPEFNPQEVPFGMVPCPGGTFHMGQTDQDISASMVNMNKQVTIAGFYMDETEITNNEYRQFMNAIRQDSIDVLGEEYVMTELYPDTTVWVRDFTYHMGDPLMEYYYTHPAFDDYPVVGVDWFAAKYFCNWRTKNKNAANEEAGLAPTPNFRLPSEAEWEYAARGGRDLATYPWGGPYLRNSKGCMLANFKPGRGDYASDGYAYTSPVGSFFPNDFGLYDMSGNVSEWCDDAYMEASVPVVWDMNPTNPDDNEPRKVVRGGSWKDIAYFLETGTRNFEYQDSSRSFIGFRTAMIQIGMGTNTSLN; encoded by the coding sequence ATGAACAAGTTTCTCTTATTGCCTCTCGTTGCCATTTCGGCTCTGATTTTGGGAGGCTGTGGTTTTGGCAAGGGCCCGCAGGGTGACCTGGTCGGAGCAGAGGACCGTCCCGAGTTCAATCCTCAGGAAGTTCCTTTCGGCATGGTTCCCTGCCCCGGTGGTACGTTCCACATGGGCCAGACTGACCAGGATATATCAGCATCTATGGTGAATATGAACAAGCAGGTAACTATTGCCGGCTTCTACATGGATGAGACTGAAATCACGAACAACGAATACCGTCAATTCATGAACGCTATCCGGCAGGACTCGATTGACGTGTTGGGCGAGGAGTATGTGATGACCGAGCTGTATCCGGATACTACGGTATGGGTGCGCGACTTCACCTACCACATGGGCGACCCGCTGATGGAGTACTACTACACCCATCCGGCTTTCGACGACTACCCGGTAGTGGGTGTTGACTGGTTTGCCGCCAAGTATTTCTGCAACTGGCGCACCAAAAACAAAAACGCCGCCAACGAAGAAGCTGGTCTGGCCCCAACGCCAAACTTCCGCTTGCCTTCGGAGGCTGAGTGGGAATACGCTGCCCGCGGTGGCCGCGACCTGGCTACTTACCCTTGGGGTGGCCCATATCTGCGCAACTCCAAAGGCTGCATGCTGGCCAACTTCAAGCCCGGCCGTGGTGACTACGCTTCCGATGGTTACGCCTACACTTCGCCGGTCGGCTCATTCTTCCCGAACGACTTTGGCCTCTACGATATGTCGGGTAACGTGTCGGAGTGGTGTGATGATGCCTACATGGAAGCCTCAGTACCAGTGGTGTGGGACATGAACCCAACCAATCCGGATGATAATGAGCCGCGCAAAGTAGTACGTGGCGGTTCGTGGAAAGACATTGCCTACTTCCTCGAAACGGGCACTCGCAACTTCGAGTACCAGGATTCTTCGCGCTCCTTCATTGGTTTCCGCACTGCTATGATTCAGATCGGCATGGGCACCAACACCAGCCTCAACTAA
- the gldL gene encoding gliding motility protein GldL, with translation MPKIYGIGAAVVIIGALFKIQHWKGADIMLIVGLGTEAVIFFLSAFQPQSKEHDWSLVYPELSEGYDPSTNSNRFVEENNSKGLTRKLDDMLKDANVTPEAISSLGQGLNRLSTTTQQLSTLGDATSATDEYTAKVRSAATSLERINEAYSNTAQAMGAMADATKDAKEYHVQVQNVTKNLGALNAVYEMELQDANTHLKSMNQFYGTLSQAMQNMTEAGKDTEKFKDEVAALTGNLNSLNRVYGNMLNAMRATS, from the coding sequence ATGCCCAAGATTTACGGCATCGGTGCCGCAGTCGTAATCATTGGAGCACTGTTTAAAATTCAGCACTGGAAAGGAGCTGACATTATGCTAATCGTTGGCCTCGGTACCGAAGCCGTTATCTTCTTTCTGAGCGCATTTCAGCCACAATCCAAGGAGCACGACTGGTCTTTGGTATATCCAGAGCTTTCGGAAGGCTACGACCCTTCGACCAACAGCAATCGTTTCGTAGAAGAGAACAACAGCAAAGGCCTCACGCGCAAGCTTGATGACATGCTGAAGGATGCCAACGTAACGCCCGAGGCTATTTCCTCCCTGGGCCAGGGCCTGAATCGCCTGAGCACCACCACTCAGCAACTCTCGACGCTTGGCGACGCTACCAGCGCCACCGACGAGTATACCGCTAAAGTACGTAGCGCTGCTACGTCGCTGGAGCGCATCAATGAAGCTTACTCCAACACGGCTCAGGCCATGGGCGCAATGGCTGATGCAACCAAAGATGCCAAGGAGTATCACGTACAGGTGCAGAACGTAACCAAGAACTTGGGCGCGTTGAACGCAGTGTACGAGATGGAATTGCAGGATGCCAACACGCACCTCAAGTCCATGAACCAGTTCTATGGCACGCTAAGCCAGGCCATGCAGAACATGACCGAAGCTGGCAAAGACACCGAGAAATTCAAAGACGAAGTGGCAGCTCTCACCGGCAACCTGAACTCGCTCAACCGGGTGTATGGCAACATGCTGAACGCCATGCGTGCCACCAGCTAA
- the gldM gene encoding gliding motility protein GldM codes for MYLVLTALLALQVNSAILLKFKFLDDSLFGINEKVSKSNDGTVKGIAAQVEKNRNTAADVAVLKQSEEIRERTKQMIDYLRGVRDKLVTATENTKGKNEYKNMSAEDKVAITMLGGKKDGAAYEMKNKLNEYSSYIKSFVPGAEPLALDAKDDKMVTDPEQRSKNFAELNFENTPLVAALATLSQKETEVLKYESDALAAQSAKVGGNIIVFDKVGAFASAESNTVAAGTKYKAELFLTASATGLRPTMTLNGSPLSVDGSTGKGKVEFTARPGSFDAAGNAKAQWTGTIRFKQNGRDTTFKVTVPYTVTKPVMQIQSASVQALYFRCGNKLSVQVPALGAQYAPSFSASGASTIAGSAKGEVTLVPNAKEVTLSVSSGGNPIGSQTFQVRPIPKPEIQCWVGGRPANEKQGTPITAVRNMNLKAVPDAGFATFLPDDARFRVSRYEVTLVRGKRPAMPMIPVSGPNADLSRVVDQAREGDRLYIEVKEVQRMNFQGNTEQVNVTKQFNVPLL; via the coding sequence ATGTACTTGGTACTGACTGCACTTCTGGCCCTTCAAGTAAACTCAGCAATTCTGCTCAAGTTCAAATTTTTGGATGACAGCCTTTTCGGTATCAACGAAAAGGTATCGAAGTCCAATGATGGCACAGTTAAAGGCATTGCAGCGCAGGTTGAAAAAAACCGCAATACTGCCGCCGACGTTGCCGTTCTGAAGCAGAGCGAAGAAATTCGGGAGCGCACCAAGCAGATGATTGATTATCTGCGCGGTGTACGCGACAAACTCGTAACGGCCACGGAGAACACCAAAGGCAAGAACGAGTACAAAAACATGAGCGCCGAAGACAAGGTGGCCATCACCATGCTCGGCGGCAAAAAAGACGGTGCCGCGTATGAAATGAAGAATAAACTCAACGAGTATTCTTCTTACATCAAATCGTTTGTACCGGGTGCCGAACCGCTGGCATTGGATGCCAAGGACGACAAGATGGTGACGGACCCAGAGCAGCGCTCCAAGAACTTCGCCGAACTGAACTTCGAAAACACGCCGCTGGTGGCGGCTTTGGCTACGTTGTCGCAGAAAGAAACCGAAGTACTGAAGTACGAATCGGATGCTTTGGCTGCGCAATCGGCCAAAGTGGGTGGCAACATCATCGTATTCGACAAAGTAGGCGCTTTCGCCTCGGCTGAGTCGAACACGGTAGCTGCTGGTACCAAGTACAAAGCAGAACTGTTCCTGACGGCTTCGGCCACGGGCCTGCGCCCTACCATGACGCTGAACGGTTCGCCGCTTTCGGTTGACGGCTCTACGGGCAAAGGCAAAGTGGAATTCACGGCCCGCCCAGGCTCATTTGATGCTGCCGGCAATGCCAAAGCACAGTGGACTGGTACCATTCGCTTCAAGCAGAATGGCCGCGACACTACCTTCAAAGTAACCGTGCCTTACACCGTTACCAAGCCTGTTATGCAGATTCAGTCGGCTTCGGTGCAGGCGTTGTATTTCCGGTGCGGCAACAAACTGAGCGTACAGGTTCCGGCTCTGGGCGCGCAGTATGCCCCTAGCTTCTCGGCTTCGGGAGCATCTACTATCGCTGGTTCGGCTAAAGGCGAAGTAACGCTAGTGCCGAATGCTAAAGAGGTAACCTTGAGCGTTAGCAGCGGTGGCAACCCTATCGGTTCACAGACCTTCCAGGTTCGTCCGATTCCTAAGCCAGAGATTCAGTGCTGGGTTGGTGGCCGTCCGGCCAACGAAAAGCAAGGCACGCCTATCACGGCGGTACGCAATATGAACCTCAAGGCGGTTCCTGATGCTGGCTTTGCTACGTTCCTGCCCGACGACGCTCGTTTCCGCGTGTCGCGCTACGAAGTGACGTTGGTACGTGGCAAGCGTCCGGCTATGCCGATGATTCCGGTTAGCGGTCCGAATGCCGATCTGAGCCGAGTGGTAGACCAGGCCCGCGAGGGTGACCGTCTGTACATCGAAGTAAAAGAAGTTCAGCGCATGAACTTCCAAGGCAACACGGAGCAGGTAAACGTGACGAAGCAGTTCAACGTGCCGTTGCTGTAA